CAACTTGTGACTTACCCGAAGCCGCAGACGGTTAACGAGACTGTGAGGGCAATTACTTCTGAGGAGACGCCAAAgtattcttcttgatcgGGGAAGTCGCCAGTAACAATGGCAGAAGAGAGGGCAACTTGAATGACAGCGCAGGAGACAATGCTAGTAATAACTATGGATTATAACTGTTAGTTTAAGCGCTTTTCTTCACAAATGACGTGGAAAACATGCGAATGTAAGGAATAGACCAAAAAAGCGACTTACTCCATCGGCGTGACTTGCTCCAGTTTCTAGGGTTCTGAGGATCACCTTCTAGAAAGGTAACTAGCTTTTTCTCGCACATACCGCCCTTCTCCTTATCATGGAGAACGAATCGGTCCCCTTGTATAGTCGTGGCTCGGGAGCGCATAGGTTGAAGTCCATGATCGACATCATCTGCAGGAATGAAGCCCGCCCGTGTTTCGACCCGATATTCTTGAGTAATGCCACCTCGAGACGTATCGGTGGTAAGATAtgggaaggcaagatcagGAGGAGCTCGACGGCTAGCATTTGTTATGGCCCGCTCAAGAGGATGGCCATAATCGGCTGTTCGATGACTGGTACTGGTAGGGATTCGAGTAATGTGGTCATGATCACCGTCGCTGTCGGTTAAGGAGACGGCCCGTGCTCTAGAGGAgactggagaaggtggtATTGTTGGTGAGGTAGTAGTCGTGTTCGGTGAAGACATGGTGACGTCGGATGATCGACGGAGTTACTACAAGCGGTTTCAATTAACGATAGATACTCTGATCAGAACTGGATGATGACATGATAAGCCGATTCATGCCTCTAAAGTTGATCTTATATATGAAGTTGTTGACGAGAGATTCTTGGTAGAGATCTGGTTAAGAGATTGTTGGTAGGCCAGCTTTCTGCGTTTCTGCTCCAATGGTGAGAGTTTCCGACGAGAATTATGGGAATATTCCAACTATTACCGCGGCCGGGATGCGCGAAATGGTGCGTTCGCGACGAGCTTTCGCACTTGCGGCCGATTACCACCACGGTTGTGGTGTTGGCTCGACACTAGCCCCTCAACGGATGTTGGCCGATCTCCGGCTTGGCAAAATTTAGGAGTGCCTTTGATTTTCTGCATGCATGCTGCATTCCGTTCTGCATGCTCTTTTTTCAGGCTCCATAGTTTGCTTTTTGTTTCTTGTCTCTTGCACGACATCCGACTTTCTTGCCACTCTCAGTTtcgctcctcttccttctcgtaTCTTCTCATTTGAAATCCTGTTTGGAGCACTTCCTTCCAAAGCCGATTAAAATATACCCACAAGATATTTATAAAGCCTGGTATTATTctattttatttttttattCATTTCAGATTTACTACATATTTAAAAATTATattgtcttcttcgttgGCCCCGCGTCACCTCCATTTTGTTTCCACTTTTCGCCTTCCTTCTGATTTATTACCCCTACGATCCCCTACTCAACCCCCACCATTAGGTGGAGAAAAATTGACTTTACACGGTTATGCCCTTTTCAGAGGTGCATGTATCGGAGCATGGGCGCGAAAACCCCCGCCAAAGATCATTTCGTGCCTGGATTCTCAAATGATGCTTTTGCCGCATTAATAATCTGTCTTAGTCACGACAACCTCATCGCTGTCGCTAGCATCGCGGCGCTAAGCGATGTCAAGAAAGCATTGGTTGAATATGATGTCAATGGCACAATCGTCCTTCTGGGCATTCCTGCAGAAAGAATGAGTGTTGAATAAGATGAAGCTACTCGACGGAGGAGTTTTTGAGAGTATAGGACAACGCTATGATTCAATCACTTAAAGCCGTCAAACTCGAACAGCGGTCTTGATGTCCGCATGATGATTTATCCAGAACATGCATAggctggagaaggagaagtcATCCCAGGTCTAGTTATCCAATGTGTTTTGGTAATCTAATGTGTTGTTGAGAGATCGAGTATTTTCGGGAAATCAAAAATCAGTCATGCTGTTAACCGGTAAACGAATATGAAGGCTTTTCCAAAAATCTATCTGCGCATACTTCGGAAGGTTAGTCTGAATCTGGTTTACTGCTTGAACATGGATGGTTTAGGAGGAAAGTAGGGATAGAAAGGTCGATACCAGCCATCTGGTATTTTCTGAGTGTGCGATGAGGCGGAAGGGGGTAATCCTTAGTCAGTCGtctcttgaagatgagcttTACGGGCAGATATGCTTTGATAGCAGATTGGATTGCGGCTTGTTTGTGCTGTCGATCGCAATGGGCGCCATGGTTGGTGTCGTAGAGCGAGACTCGTTGGTCAAGACAACCGACggcgaagaaaggaagcTACTTATTTTAAGAATCTGGGCTGTTCGGCCGTGCGTCCTTGAGTATAAGGTAGTTACGTAAACAGCTCAATTTTAGCAAGCTTTCAACGCTTTCGACATCCTCTTATTCTCACATAGAAGGGGGTAAGAAAGCCCTTGTCCTGTTTCCTGTTCTGTGTATATGGGTCAAATGAAGACGTGCAGCGTTTGCCGATTCATCAGCCCTCCGGCCTTTAGATAGTGCAGTTTCCTCCCGGGCATGTCATAACGAGATAAGAAGGAAGGCATAAATCGGATAATACTGGTAATGGCTACCACTTGCCACGTTTCATTATTTATCAAAGGCTAGACAGATAGGCTGATCAGTGCTGCAAAGCATAGTCACAACCCTGACACGTCTCTGGATAGCGACGTAGTACTGAGAGAAATTTTGCCAACCAAGACAAAAAATGGCGGAGGTTTGGCCAATTGGAGAGGCTGCAGCTGATGGTGTAAGAGCAAGTGTTACAGTCGTCATTTTACAGAACAATTGCAAGTCGGGCTAAGGAACCGGCAATGAATAACGAATAACGTCGTATCTCGGCCATTATATACAATGACAGATACGGAGATACAGATATATAGTCGTCAATGCCTACATGTTATACCGATGTCCTTTGACGTCTTCGACCGAGCATTTTAGTTTTTAGGAAGTTATACGCGCCCACCATATAAGAAGGCgcaaggatgagaagaagagggaaagcAGAATCAACAGTGCAGTTGATCATCACATTAGATTATTTTAGTAAGATGGAGATTTCCGATCTTCCAACGGCCTGTCAAATAGCTCCAGCCTCCAGTCTCGAATCCAGCTCCCATGTCTCAGATATTGTTCCGTCGGAAATAAGGCAGTTGTAAATGTATGACTAGCAACATGGTTGACAACAACGCGTACAAAAACTCATCCCGGTTTTTTTGAATGACTAcaaagaaaatggagaaacaAAAAGTTAAAGATATCCTCCAGGACGGATAAATCATCGCGAGTTGAAATGCAATGATGTGAACATAACGCCTTACGTCGCATCGTTCGTTGATAATGATCGGAAAATTAGGCACTTGCTTGCCCAAAGAACGGATGCAGGGAAGTTATCTTATCGGCAGGCACACAACATAAATAACGCTTGCGTGCTTTGCTACCATATGCGGCTAATTATCTCTGTCACGCCATATTGTGATATCATCGCAGATCCTATTAGGTTCACTCTAGTTCGTTCTAAAGCGTTCCACCAGAGTCTCCTAATGCAATCTGCAGCATCAAACGCGCCATGCGACATGATAAGTATAACAGTACATCAGTGTCTATAGTGAGTAGTAAACAGTTCGACCATTACCAGGGATTTGTCAAAGACCAAAACGCGTGCTGCCCAATTCCGATGATGATCAAGTGAAACAGAGCACATCCAATATTTATCACCGATAGAGGTTTGAGCACGTAAGAAACCTCGAATAGATAATTCAGAGATGTCACCGCCCATGTGTGCCATTTTGTGAAATTTTACATATAGTAAATACCTCTTAAGACATATAATAACTAATGGTCGTCAATCCTCCACGGGACCCTTATTACCTGCGAAATACTAGTAGAAGGCAAAGACAAAACAAAATACTTAGGATGGTCACCGTGGGATATCCATTCCCCGAAGAGCCTATACTGGGCAACAATGTTGATCCTGCGTCTGACATGGGGCAATCACTCCCCAAAAAAACAACATGGAAAGGTCGTATCTGGGATACTTTCGACAGGCCTCCcttggagagaaaggtGGGTTAAAAGGCCTCGAGACTTAAGGCGAGAAAGTCTCAGCAGTCCTGATTCTGTCTTAGCTATTGTTCAAGGTCGATGCTGCTATTCTTGCATTTGCCTCAGTGAGCGCATTTAGCTACAACGCGATCGCCATTTACACTGCTAATAATGATGCCTAATAACTTCCATAGCTTGGTTATTTCCTCAAGAATCTTGATCAGACCAATATCAACTCTGCATTCCTATCCGGCATGAAGGAAGACCTCGGCATGTCAGCCAATCAGCTTGTCACTGCTACTTCTATCTGGACAGTGGGCTACGTTATTGGTCAAATTCCTTCAAATCTGTTACTCACTCGAATTGAACCACGGTGGGTCATTCCGGCTGTAGGTCATCTCAACTCTACACTAAACTTCCCAAGCTCACCTTGTACTTTGGGTAAAGCTAGAACTTGGTTGGGGAATAGCTACTCTTGGGTCTTATGGTGTCAAGTCTTATAAGGCCCTTTATGCCCTTCGTTTCTTAGTCGGCCTTTTTGAGTAAGCCTCATTTAATGCAGTCCCCCATCAAAGGCTCACATCCCTGTAGGTCCGGTTTTTATCCAGGTATGCATTACATGCTTGGTGGATGGTACACTCCGTCCGAAATTGGAAAGCGGGCAAGCATTTTTTGGGTTGCTGGTTCTCTGGGCCAAATGTTCTCTGGTATCTTGCAAGCTGCAGCTTACAACAACCTGTCTGGTATTCACGGACTTGCTGGCTGGAGGTGGGCTGCCATCTTCCTCTAGAGTTCGAATTGGGTACTGACAGCCGATGCTAGGTGGTTGTTCATAATTGACGCTGTCATCACTTTGCCTCTTGCCGTTTTTggtttcatcttcttcccttctctcccccTTCTGGGGAAAAAGTGTTGGTGGTTGTCATCGGAAGAATTCTCTCTTGCCCAATCACGCCTTCTCAGTTTTGGTCGAgtgggaaagaaggcttGGACCAGAACCAAGCTCAAGAGCCTTCTGTTCAGCTGGCACACTTATTTCCTTCGTAAGTCAGCCCCAATCCTTTCGCTGGTAGCGCGCTCATCCGTATTTCTATCAGCTATCCTCTATGTTATTTGGTACGCTTAGTAATAGCGCCAACCAATATGATCGTCTCCTAACCACCCTATTTGCATAGGAACAATCAATACCCTCAAGCCCCCATCGGTTATTTCTTAAAATCCTTCAACGACCCTCCCTACCCTGGTGGCGACCGCCGGTTCTCTGTTGGACAGATCAACCAACGTGAGTAGCCAAGGATCTCATTGGCTATGGATACTTATTATGAACATTTTGCTCCACAGTTCCCTTACCCCAAACCGCAATTTTTGTTATCGTTGCTCTTGCCTTTGCTTGGTTAAGTGATGGTCTTTTCCGAGGACGACGATGGCCGTTCGTCTATGTTGGCGCTGTTATCTCTGTAAGTTTACCGAGCTTCCTCAACTACTGTTATCAATGAAAACTTACACCCACGCCAGCTTATCATTGcctccatcctcgtccacTTTCCACTTTACAAGAACGTCGACAGCACCATCATCCTGTATTGGTTCAGCACTGTCGGCCAAGGTGCCGGCCCTCTTATTCTCACTTACATCAACGAGATCTGCTCAGACGATAGTGAGAAGCGAGCTATTCTCGTCGCTGCTGCAAATGACTTGGCTTATGTTGTCCAGGCTGTTGTAAGTCGATTGTACTTCGCCTTGGTCGAGGAATACTACTAATGAAGTTTAACAGGCTCCCAACTTTGTCTGGAAGACAATCGATTTCCCCCAAGCCAGAAAAGGTTGGACCTGGTCTATCGCTCTGAACGTCGCCCTGAGTAAGTTAGACCTTCACTTACATGTAATCACGACCGAACAATACCTCAACCACTCTCCTTAGTTCTTTGGATGAGtatcatcctcattctccGTCGACGAGATACCAAGCGCATATTCCGTAAATCTCCTGCAGGGTCTATCCAAGTTCCTGAGACCCCGGAAGAGGACGACAAGTTTTCTGGCACACTTGCATCTTTCGAAAAAGCCTAACTAGATATGGGGACGGCTGGTGGGCGGTCGTGAAATATTGGGTGTACTTTTTATGAACTTGTTATGTCTCCAGTTCTTGGTTTTGAGTAGATCTATAATGCCTTTGTTGGGTGTGTTTGCTATGAGATTGTAGGTCCATACGTAGGTAGAcaaaagatgaaagaatcATAAAAGCCTAAGTAAAATGCTCTTACCTATGTATTAGGTTATTCCAGAAGACATTATATCGGCGCCACTATTGCTATTCTCAAAGACTCGAGAACGGAGAGTCCTTCCTCTTGATATTTTTACTTGAAATGGTTTAATTACGCTCTCGTCCATCAAGAAAGATGACAGAGATTAGAAAGCTGTAGGGTTCTGTAGCTAGTTCGAATGACGTCTTTTTGTTGAGAGGATACGAAGAATGCTGAAAATATTTTGTCTATGTGAAAAACTGTTTACATATTTTCCCTAATTCCTGCGTATACTACGACAAGACAACCAGTCATATTCCCCATCTCTCGAGCTTTcagataaaaaaaaaagagcgTAGACGCGACAGAATCAACAAAAAGAGAAGCAAAAacggaggagaagaaaacaaTCAGAAGCTGTGAGACATAAAGTTAAAAGTCGTGGTAGTAGACGCCGGCGTAAGTGGATCGGACGATGCCAGGTTATCAGAATCTTAAAGTAAATACGATACTTTAAGCAGTCTCTAAATAACAATAACAAAAGCCGATCAATTATACGGAAGTTAAAGCCACCTTGCGGGCAAATGCTTCGCTCGCCCGCGCATTTGTCTCCTCAGTCGCGGACTTGAACTTATTCCCAAGCAAGCCAATACTCCTCTCAGTCTCCATTGGCTGGGCTGTATCCTCCTCTGGGATGTCTGAAGGTTTTTCTCTCAACGCCTTGAGACCGGCAGCATCCAACCCGAACTTGGCAGCAATTAAGAATGGAATCTTGTCACTCTCCGCCAACCACTCTGCTGTATGCCCCTCCACCTTGCTCGCGCCAGACCATTCCGCATCGCGGTTCAACCATTGTACCGTCTCACGCACATAGCTTCTTTCACCGTCCTTGCCCAAAAGATGGCTGAACTTCCCTTCACCCTTCTCACGGACAAGATTTCGATATGCTTTCCATCTGGAAGATTCGTTGGGAAGACGAGCTGTGCCTGCGAAGACACGCGCAATGGAGAGAGCTTGATATTCAAAGAATGAAAAGGCAGATGTGTTCACGCTTAGGCCGAGAAAGGTGAGTGTAGGATCAGGAATGTAGAAGACATCTCGGTACAGATTAAGAACACCGTCGCCATTGGTGACAATGGGAGTGACGGTAGGGAATGCGGGATTGGCCATGGTACTGTCTTGATGATACtggggaagaaagggatAAGAGTACTGGTAACCAGTAGCAAAGATGATCTCGTCAACACCGGTGATGACTCTTCCGTTTGTGAACTCGATTGAACCTTCATTGGTGGCTTGACCAGGAGAGGGCGCATGAAAACAACGAATCTCAGGAAGTATCTCGGAGTTGGGAAGGGCAAAGTGCCTTTGCATCTTCCTGAGGTCCCGGTACTGTTGCGGGCCTCGTAGGATGTTGCGACCGACCATATAAATTTTTTTGGCATAAGGTGATATATCTTTGGCAATGTCGTTACCGCTGGTTCCAATACCGACAATGATGACGGTCTGCATGGCCTTATTTAGCTCcgaagatggaaaaaaaaggatcaATCGACCTACCTTGCCAGTATAGGGCTCAGGTTTTCGGTATCCTTGCGAATGGATGAGCTGTTGTGGCCAGGCGGCGGACCAAGCATCCGAACCTTCAAATGGGGGGATGTAGGGTGCATTATAATGCCCAGACGCGGCAACGACTGCGTCAAATTCCTATATCACCCGTCAGCCTTTTCCTCATTCATTTCAACTTCCAAACTCACCTCTATCCAATAATCTTCCCGTACTCGgtcttcgccttcatcaacaaccttTCGTAGTGTCAATTTCCAAATGTCACCAATCTTTTCTGCCTGTTCCACTCTTGTGTTGTAGGAAGTAAACTGGTCGATGCCATAATGCTTGACATAGCTTTGGACATAGGATGAGATGTGGGCGTGAGAGACATTAGCTTGGGTCCCAGGGGGGTAAGGGAAGTCTTTAAACTGTAACAGGATCAGACATCGTATGCCGAAGGTGTGAGAAAAAAAGCTCACAGCCATGGTCGACGTGGGGACATTGTTGTTCAAGCTCCAGTAACAAGGGTTAGGTGGGCTGAATCTCGCACGCTCCACTCTTCCTGAATCTTCATACACACCATTCCCCCGGATGACTGGGGTGAAGGCTCCCACTGAAGGAGGCGGGGTTGGGACTGAAAGCGGGAGGGAAGCCGAGGGCCGCCAGTTCCAAATACCGCCTGGCTTATCTTGCCTCTCGAAGACCCGAACGTTTAGGCCAGCATCTCGAAGATGTCTGGCGGCAGGAGTACCGGAAGGACCCGAGCCAATGATGGCTACGTTGCGAACAGAGCGGTTAAAATGATGGAACTGCTCTTCTGAACACATcttgtttttctttcttgctGAATTTgttggtgatgatggtaAGAGACACGAATCCGATTCACGATATATCTTCACTTCCAGGCTGGGGATACAACGCGCTCATACAATCGCTCGTCTCCGGCGACCTCAACAGGAAAGGCCGTGGAACACGCCATGGATTTAATAACCCGAAATAGTCCGCCATTCCTGCAGAATTATAAGAGCAAGTTCCGATGCGAAAACGGCgatgatgtcgatgatggtggaagatgatgaatgcCGACAAAAAATAACGAAAATGGTGTAAATATGTAGATTGCCAATAGATAACAACGGTGGTGATCAGGAACGGGTTATCATTGAGCGAGAGGGCGACCTTTCTGCATGTTGTATGCTTCACATTTTTACAAACAAATTTATGGACGACTCGACGCGATGAGGACCTGCCGATATGATCACGTCAGACCAGATTATTTGCGCTTTACTTGTCGCTGGCCTGGTAGCCTTGGCTACGCTACTTGATTCACAATGTGACACTTTCTCACATATTGCTAATTAAGCCCCTTCAGTCATTTTCTGCCGAAAGCAAGCCGAACGGACACCGCAGCCGTATTATTTATGCACACTGCTATTTGACCATATCGGAGGGCGACCTGGCAGACCGCAATAATCATCTAGGCCAGAAGTCAGGTTCACAAAATCGGTTGACGGAACCCACCACCATATTAGTAAGTAGCAATGACCATTTCCTCACAGCAAAAACGAGTGAAGGTTGGTGTGATTGGTGCCGGTCCAGGGGGTTTAGCTATCGCCATCAACCTCCTTAAGCTGCCTTTCATCGATCTTAATATCTATGACCAAGCTACCGAATTGAGAGAAGTTGGGGCTGTGAGTAATAGCGATTAAGAACACCAGCATTTGTCCCGGAGACTGACATCAATGGCAGGGTATCAGCATCAATCAGAACACCTGGAGACACCTTCAACTCCTTGGGGCTGCTGATACTATCGAGCAGTTTACAATCAGGGGCGATGGAAGCAAAACTGATATAGAGCAGCGGTATGTTATCTTGATTAGAAGGGTACATAATAGAAAGGAGATTCAAGAGCTGAAGGCTTTCCGGCTATAGTAATGGACGAACAGGAGAACTCTTGCTCAGGAAATATCAGAGCGGTAGGTGGACAATCCGCACATGCACCGCGCAATTTTGACGGTATATATTTTATTTGCTCGCCAAAGTCAACCCTAACGCCCCCGTACGTTCTCGTATTGAGAGACACAAACTCCAACGTGCGCTTCTCGGACAAATGCCCGAAAACTTCATTAAGCTCTCCAAAAAGCTGGAGACGGTCGTGGAATCAGATGATGGTGTCATAATCACATTTAAAGATGGCGCAGCTGCTGGACCTTTCGATCTCCTCATCGGTGCCGATGGTATCCGATCGGTAGGTACTGCTGAAACAACAGTCTGCGATACGCTGATTTCAGATTATCGCAGGTGGTCCGCCAATATGCCTACCCAGAACATAGACTCTCCTACACCGGCAAAGTAGCCTATCGCACTCTCATTCCCCAATCGAAAATAGCCCATATCGCTAACATCCCTCATGCCGCGACCTTCTGGCACACGGCCAAGAGCCACGTCTACACAGACCGCTTGGACAACGGTCTCTTTGAGATCGCTACGAGAGCAATCGAGAGCGAGGAGCATGGGAATAAAGTCAGCTGGGGACAGAAAGTCAGCAGGGATAGGGTCATTCATCATTACAAGGTCAATACGATGCGACAAGCTGGATCGGTCTAGGGCTTACGTATTTACACACTTTTAGGATTACTGCGAGACTATTCGACAGATCATTGAAGCACCCGAAGAATGGCTTGAGTTTGCTATGTTTGGCGGGCCTAGACTTGACTCTGTTATCCACAATGGTCGTATCGCTCTCATAGGAGATGCTTCTCATCGTAGGCTTTCACGCTAATTTAACTACTCCAATGTTCGTATTGACCCTTTCGAGGTCAGCTTTATCTGGTGCTTTCGGCTCTGGAGCGGCCTTTGCTTTCGAAGATGCCTATGTCTTAGCCCAAGCGCTTGCGTACACCCATTCACGGGATGAAAACATTTCAGAGGCATTGAAGTTGTATGATGAGGTGAGATCTCCGCATTACAAGGGTCTTGTAAGTCTTTTCAATTCCCACAAGTGGTACGAGAGCTTACTTACATGCTCGTAGTATGCCATCCTCAACGGCTTTGCAGACACTGCAAGTGAAGTGCAAATCACTTATGGCgcggaggatgaagacCAATTTGTCCGAGAGACCATTAGACGCAACTGGTCTACCAACCAAGATTGGATCTATTCCTACGATGTCCGTCCACTTCTCCTTATTTTCACTGTTCAAATACTGATGTGGTATCGTGTTGCACAGGTGACAAAGGTGTGGTATCAGAGGGTcgtcgaggaggacgggaagaagggggtaGCGGAGCTAAAGATTGGTGACGAACAAGGGATCAACCTCGCTGCGGATGCGCGGTCAGTTACGATGGCCTTATAGAGGACTAGGAAAAATTCTATCTACTGTTGTTCGGACAGTTATCACTTCTGTTTTGCGTTCATGCGGTGATGTATCTGCTATACACAGCTTAATCTTCTAACGTCAGACTACCACTTGGATTTGAGTCACAATCCTATACGAAGCTCTTCAATATTTTGTCGGTTCGTCTAATCGACCCAAAGATATAGGCTACAATAACAAAATCCGGTATCGTATATAGTTGCCTTACAGAAATTACCGATCTCAGAACCCCCTTATTTAGTGGCCCACCATCCAACGTTCGTAGGAGGAATCTGATTTTGAGCTGCAGCAGAAAATCCTGTAATTATATGCTACAATGCATTCATTAGCCTTCAGCCACAGATCACAAGGGCCACCTTTTCATCGGCTGCTTGGAACTCGGTTGTTGTTTGTCAGGAGTCAGGTAGAGACAAATCAGTCGGTTTGAATGGCTCCACGCATAGCATCTGCCATAGTCGTGCAACGTTTGTAGTGTGAGGGAGGTAAGGTACAGGCAAGCACTTATGTTTTATCTACTCTGGATAGCAATGGAACGGAACAAACTGGATCGCTTAAATAGTAGGAGACCCGGCGGCCGTTTTCCTACAACGCCATCGACGTGTCTTCGGTAAAAGCCTGCTTGCTAGCCGGAGAGCTGAGTCAGCAGCACATCTTTTACAAGATACATCGATTATGTATCTGTTTCATTCCTTCCATATTCCTATTTCAGAGACCAATAGAGTATCGAATCATTGACCATTCACTATGGCGCAAAGTTCTGGCGACGATAATGCTTGGGAAGAGCGATGGTATGCGTCATTACGTAGTATTGGCCCTTCCATCGAGTGCTGACTATTGGCAGGGCTCAAGGAAGGACACCATTCGACCAATCCGCTGCCCATCCAGCTTTTGCTAGGTTCCTAAAGTCCGATATTGCAAGGGATTTAGGTGTACCGAAGAGCGGGAAAGCGCTGGTTCCGGGGTGTGGTAGGGTAAGCTGATAAAAGCCTCATAGTAGCTAACCATCCGTAGGGCTACGACGTCCACCTCCTTGCCAGTACCGGTCTTGATGCTATAGGCTTGGATATTGCGCCTACTGGAGCCGAAGCTGCAAAGCGGTAAGTAATAGAGACTTTAGGACATCGCAGACACTCAAACGAAGATACATAGTTGGATAGGATCACAGCCTAGTACGTCTGGTAAGACTGATGTACTGGTTCAAGACTTTTTCGCGTACGACCCCCCGCACAAGTTCGATGTTATCTATGACTATACGTAAGATTTCTACCCTTCCTGACTATTAAATCGTTTAACCATGACAGCTTCCTGTGTGCCCTTCCGCCATCCCTCCGACCTGAATGGGCCCGCCAAACGACTCATCTTGCCAACATCGCTACTAATACGAATACTATGCTCATTACCCTTATGTTTCCCCTCCCACCATCTGCCAAATCTGGTGGGCCGCCATTTGCACTCTCCGAGGAAATCTACGAGGAGCTACTGAAGGACCAGGGATGGAAAATGGTTTGGAGCGAAGATATTGAAGAGCCAACGAGGACGGTTGGAGCGCCGGGTAGAGAGAAGTTGGCAgtgtggaagaggatttaATAATGTAAGCTGACAATGACGCTGGTAGCATTATCAGCGGGGACTTGAGTCAGAGAGTACAGGATCATATGCAGCCGAAATTCATCGAGCCAGGTGTTCATCTTTATGCACAACTCTTATCATTTGGCAATCTCCAAAAACTCTGTCCCTCCTCGGTACACATCTCCTATCTCCCAGCGCAgcttttcttgtccgaCAGCCGTCCCAAACCCATTAATCACCTCCCCCAAAATCctcagctcttcttccggccCTAGTCCCAAACCGccgtcctcctcttctgcacCTGCTGCTAAGTGAAACCCCATCATCGACGCATCGAACATCCCTATCTGATCCCTAAACCCCATAATAGTCCGCCTTGTATTCTCCAAGGCTCTCACCAGGCTACTTATTGTCCTTATAGTCTCTTGCATTACCATCAAATCCCTCTTCATTATTTCCCCTCTACTCAGAGGGCCTCCAACCAGTGCGCGTTTCCCTCGACTAACAGCTTCCCCTAGGGCGCCCCGGCTCCAAGCAGGGGCCTCGTCAAGCTCCATTTGGTGATCGCGTTGGAGGGATTGTAGTTTGAGCCATACTTCCCTTCCTAGGGCAGATGCGCGGGTGGCATGGATGGTAGATTGAGAGGTGAGGGAGTGAAGGGTATCGAGGGTGGAGGTAATGCGATGTAAGAGATGGTGTAAGGTTCTGGAAAGCTGTGATGGCGATGGGGGATGCGCAGAGGATAGGGAGAGGAGTAGACGGGAAAactggaagaggagatcaATGAATGACTGGTAGATAATAAGATGAGACTTACCTCCCATTGGATCCAACTAAACTTGTCGACGCTGGTAGAGTCGATGAATGAAAGTTGGTCCATCAAGTCACGCGAGTAGTCACCCAACTATGCATGTTCAGCAGGCATTCTTCGTTGGTTGAGACAACACACCTTTATGACCTGCTCGCCAACACCCATATCCTGCTGCGTCCCATACGTCATCATCGCTCCCAT
The nucleotide sequence above comes from Cryptococcus neoformans var. grubii H99 chromosome 1, complete sequence. Encoded proteins:
- a CDS encoding pantothenate transporter; the protein is MVVNPPRDPYYLRNTSRRQRQNKILRMVTVGYPFPEEPILGNNVDPASDMGQSLPKKTTWKGRIWDTFDRPPLERKLLFKVDAAILAFASLGYFLKNLDQTNINSAFLSGMKEDLGMSANQLVTATSIWTVGYVIGQIPSNLLLTRIEPRWVIPALELGWGIATLGSYGVKSYKALYALRFLVGLFESGFYPGMHYMLGGWYTPSEIGKRASIFWVAGSLGQMFSGILQAAAYNNLSGIHGLAGWRWLFIIDAVITLPLAVFGFIFFPSLPLLGKKCWWLSSEEFSLAQSRLLSFGRVGKKAWTRTKLKSLLFSWHTYFLPILYVIWNNQYPQAPIGYFLKSFNDPPYPGGDRRFSVGQINQLPLPQTAIFVIVALAFAWLSDGLFRGRRWPFVYVGAVISLIIASILVHFPLYKNVDSTIILYWFSTVGQGAGPLILTYINEICSDDSEKRAILVAAANDLAYVVQAVAPNFVWKTIDFPQARKGWTWSIALNVALILWMSIILILRRRDTKRIFRKSPAGSIQVPETPEEDDKFSGTLASFEKA
- a CDS encoding dimethylaniline monooxygenase; translation: MCSEEQFHHFNRSVRNVAIIGSGPSGTPAARHLRDAGLNVRVFERQDKPGGIWNWRPSASLPLSVPTPPPSVGAFTPVIRGNGVYEDSGRVERARFSPPNPCYWSLNNNVPTSTMAFKDFPYPPGTQANVSHAHISSYVQSYVKHYGIDQFTSYNTRVEQAEKIGDIWKLTLRKVVDEGEDRVREDYWIEEFDAVVAASGHYNAPYIPPFEGSDAWSAAWPQQLIHSQGYRKPEPYTGKTVIIVGIGTSGNDIAKDISPYAKKIYMVGRNILRGPQQYRDLRKMQRHFALPNSEILPEIRCFHAPSPGQATNEGSIEFTNGRVITGVDEIIFATGYQYSYPFLPQYHQDSTMANPAFPTVTPIVTNGDGVLNLYRDVFYIPDPTLTFLGLSVNTSAFSFFEYQALSIARVFAGTARLPNESSRWKAYRNLVREKGEGKFSHLLGKDGERSYVRETVQWLNRDAEWSGASKVEGHTAEWLAESDKIPFLIAAKFGLDAAGLKALREKPSDIPEEDTAQPMETERSIGLLGNKFKSATEETNARASEAFARKVALTSV
- a CDS encoding salicylate hydroxylase, with the translated sequence MTISSQQKRVKVGVIGAGPGGLAIAINLLKLPFIDLNIYDQATELREVGAGISINQNTWRHLQLLGAADTIEQFTIRGDGSKTDIEQRNGRTGELLLRKYQSVNPNAPVRSRIERHKLQRALLGQMPENFIKLSKKLETVVESDDGVIITFKDGAAAGPFDLLIGADGIRSVVRQYAYPEHRLSYTGKVAYRTLIPQSKIAHIANIPHAATFWHTAKSHVYTDRLDNGLFEIATRAIESEEHGNKVSWGQKVSRDRVIHHYKDYCETIRQIIEAPEEWLEFAMFGGPRLDSVIHNGRIALIGDASHPLSGAFGSGAAFAFEDAYVLAQALAYTHSRDENISEALKLYDEVRSPHYKGLYAILNGFADTASEVQITYGAEDEDQFVRETIRRNWSTNQDWIYSYDVTKVWYQRVVEEDGKKGVAELKIGDEQGINLAADARSVTMAL